From the genome of Sediminibacter sp. Hel_I_10:
AAAACCACGAGTAGCATCTAATACCAATAGGCAAACGTCACACTGCTCAATTGCTCGAACACTTCGCATGACCGAGTAAAACTCTAAATCTTCCTTGACTTTAGATTTCCTACGAATACCCGCAGTATCTACCAGATTGAATTCAAAACCAAATCGATTGTATTTTGTGTCAATAGCATCTCTTGTAGTTCCTGCAACATCGGTAACAATGTAGCGCTCCTCTCCAATCAAAGCATTTATAAAAGATGATTTTCCTGCGTTAGGTCTACCAACTACGGCAAATCTTGGCAATTGATCTTCTTCGCTCTCTTCTTCGGCATCTGGTAATGCTTCTATTACAGCATCCAACAAATCTCCTGTACCACTCCCATTAATACTGGCAATGGTAAAATATTCTCCTAACCCTAGTGCATAGAATTCTACCGCATCTTGAGCTCGTTTATTATTATCTACTTTGTTGACCACAAGAAACACGGGCTTCTTCACCTTTCTAAGTAGATTGGCAACATCCTCATCCATCCCGGTAACTCCAGATTCTACGTCTACCATAAAGATAATCGCATCTGCTTCTGCAATAGCCAATTCAACCTGACGGTCAATTTCTGCTTCAAAAACATCATCGCTACCTTTAACGTATCCTCCTGTATCTATTAACGAAAATTCCTTTCCGTTCCATTCACTTTTTCCGTAATGGCGATCACGAGTAACGCCGCTTACGGCGTCAACAATAGCTTCACGCCTTCTAATCAACCTATTAAAAAAGGTAGACTTCCCAACGTTTGGTCGTCCCACTATAGCAACAATACTGCTCATTTGTTCAAAATTAAGTGTACAAAGATAGTACATAGATGCTAGTTTGCAGACAAGTGTTATCACTTTTAAAATTGTTTTAAATTATCCCTAAGTCGCAGGCGTCTAAAACAAAACCAAAATTCATCGAAGCATTGTTAATATCCTGTTGATAACAACTATTCGCATCAAAACATATCGGTTATTTTTTAGTAATTTTATAAACTGATTAATCCTTACTAAATATTTGTTATAATGGGACGATTTCTTTGTCTTGTCTTTTGCTGTATCATATGTTCATACTGTAGCTTAGCACAGCAAAACACCATTGAACATACTATAAAAAAAGGACAAACTGTTTATAGCATATCAAGGGATTATGGTGTATCTGTTCAATCCATTTTTGATCTCAATCCAGGATCCAGAGATATCATTTATGCGGGTGGCACGTTGATTATTCCAAAAACTACCAAATCATCAAAACCCATAACATCAAGCAACAATGATGACATTATAAATTATACCGTTGTTCGCGGTGACACCAAACTGAGTTTATCTAAAAAATTTGGTATTAGTATTTGCTCATTGGAGCTACAAAACCCGAAGATTGTTGATATGCTCCAAGCTGGACATAACTTAAAGATTGATCCTAATTTTACAGGAGAAAAAATTTCTACTGAAATTATTGAACATCGTGTTGATAAAGGAGAGACGCTTTGGGGAATTGCTAAAGACAATAGCATTTGTCTTAATGCGTTGATCGCGGCAAACAAAGACAGATTATCAGACGTATTGATGGCTGGGCAAAAGCTTAGAATTCCTGGGAAAAATTGCAGTTTTACAATTAAGGGCCTATATATCGTACAAAAAGGAGATACAAAATTTGGCCTAGCTAAACTTTTCAATACAGATATTGCTAGTTTAGAAGCCAATAATCCGCAAATCAAGGATATGCTAATGGCAGGCCATCGCATCAAAATTGATGGTGAGGCTTCCAATAACGATGCTACAACCGTCGCAACTACTTCAGAAAACAACCCAGAAATTGAAACAGAACAAAGTGAAACCGCTGTAGCTGAAGTTAAAACTGAAGAAGTTGAAACAGTTACTGAATCAGAAACCGAACCCCTAAATAAACCCGAACCCCAGATTGAAACTGAAACTGAAGCTGGAGTTGAATCTGAAACTGACGTCATTGTTGAAACACCAATTGAAGAAGAGGTTGTGCAAGAAGAAGAAGAAGAAGAAGAAGAAGAAGAAGCAATAGTGGAAGAAGAAGTGATAATAGAAGATAAAAAAGAAAACGTCGCTGAGGCACAAGAACCAGAAAAATTCGACATAATAGAAGAAAACGAAAATACAGAGACCGTTTCTGAAGACATCATCGAAGACACTTCTCCAGAAACACCTTTACCAAATACACAAGAGACCACTACAGATGATGACCTGTACATGGATTATATCATTCAACCAAATGAAACGTTATTTGGACTTTCGAGAAAAGCAGGACTCAGCATGGACCAATTCATGGATCTCAATCCAGAATTGAAAAATGGAGTGATTGAAGGGGCATTAATTAAAATGCCTAAAAATCCCATTGCCTCAAGAAACCAGAGCGACGGATCTGGAGATTCAAACAATGCTCTAGGCAATAATAATTTGGTATCTAATATTAATCCCACAAAATCCATTGAACTGTATTTTTATCTTCCTTTTTCACAGAGGGAGTTTAATGAGAGAACGATAGATTCAACAAATACAGCTTCTCCTGATTCCGCCAAAAGAGCTTTAGAGTTTTATGAAGGGGCAACTATAGCCCTGGATTCTGCTAGAGCCTTAGGGATCAGTTTTGACGTTGCCTTAATAAACAGTCATGAGGCCAGTGAAATTAAAATGGATCGCCCAGGCGAACGTAGTTCAGTTATAATGCCTTTTTTTCAGGGTGACAATTATCCTAAAATTATTTCAGACGGACCAACTTCAATAATAAACATTAGTTCAAATTATCCTGCCACTAATGGTAATGCCGTTTACGAGGCTTTGCCTTCAGAACGAGATCAACAGCTAAAAATGTTGAATCACATTAATAGCGTAGATAGTAATGTTGTGGTTGTGAGTGACCTTGAAGGAACAGATAACCTTAATTTGGTCTCTAAGATTATTCCAACAGCTACATCCTTAAAAGTTGACAACGCTGGTTTCTTCGAGGATGACGTTCTTGAAGCAGCTCTAGATAAGGACCGACTCAATTATATTATACTAGATACGGATAAAACCATTGTATTCTTAAATACCACCACAACACTTATGGGTAAACTTTCCCGTTACAATATACAATTGGCCTTATTGGGAATGTCAAGATTACCATCAGAAGGTCAGGTCTCTAAAATTAGATTTCGAATTCTTAAACTTACATATCCTTCTATTCTTACTTCTGAAACCTCTAAAAACCTAATCACTTTTAACACTAATTACGAAAGGCTTTTTAATAAGGAAGCATCAGAAACTGCAATTTCTGGCTTTGATACTACTTTTGATATCTTACTAAGAATGTCACAAAATGATTCATTGGAATCTACCATAAAGCAAACTTCTACAGAGCATCTACGCATGCGATTTGATTATCAAAAAACCACAGAACGCAGCTATCAAAACAACGGCATCTATATATTACAATATAACGCAGATGATACCATAATAGAAATTGATTAAAAACGGAATTGCTATATTAGGACTGTTTACATATATTTGCTTACCCTCAAGAGCGTTTTAGTTTTTGAAATTGCTGTCACTAATCCACGTCATTAATTTCATTTAGCCTATAGCCATTTTAATGAAAGTCAAACCATTTTTTTTTAATTCC
Proteins encoded in this window:
- a CDS encoding LysM peptidoglycan-binding domain-containing protein, encoding MGRFLCLVFCCIICSYCSLAQQNTIEHTIKKGQTVYSISRDYGVSVQSIFDLNPGSRDIIYAGGTLIIPKTTKSSKPITSSNNDDIINYTVVRGDTKLSLSKKFGISICSLELQNPKIVDMLQAGHNLKIDPNFTGEKISTEIIEHRVDKGETLWGIAKDNSICLNALIAANKDRLSDVLMAGQKLRIPGKNCSFTIKGLYIVQKGDTKFGLAKLFNTDIASLEANNPQIKDMLMAGHRIKIDGEASNNDATTVATTSENNPEIETEQSETAVAEVKTEEVETVTESETEPLNKPEPQIETETEAGVESETDVIVETPIEEEVVQEEEEEEEEEEAIVEEEVIIEDKKENVAEAQEPEKFDIIEENENTETVSEDIIEDTSPETPLPNTQETTTDDDLYMDYIIQPNETLFGLSRKAGLSMDQFMDLNPELKNGVIEGALIKMPKNPIASRNQSDGSGDSNNALGNNNLVSNINPTKSIELYFYLPFSQREFNERTIDSTNTASPDSAKRALEFYEGATIALDSARALGISFDVALINSHEASEIKMDRPGERSSVIMPFFQGDNYPKIISDGPTSIINISSNYPATNGNAVYEALPSERDQQLKMLNHINSVDSNVVVVSDLEGTDNLNLVSKIIPTATSLKVDNAGFFEDDVLEAALDKDRLNYIILDTDKTIVFLNTTTTLMGKLSRYNIQLALLGMSRLPSEGQVSKIRFRILKLTYPSILTSETSKNLITFNTNYERLFNKEASETAISGFDTTFDILLRMSQNDSLESTIKQTSTEHLRMRFDYQKTTERSYQNNGIYILQYNADDTIIEID
- the der gene encoding ribosome biogenesis GTPase Der; this encodes MSSIVAIVGRPNVGKSTFFNRLIRRREAIVDAVSGVTRDRHYGKSEWNGKEFSLIDTGGYVKGSDDVFEAEIDRQVELAIAEADAIIFMVDVESGVTGMDEDVANLLRKVKKPVFLVVNKVDNNKRAQDAVEFYALGLGEYFTIASINGSGTGDLLDAVIEALPDAEEESEEDQLPRFAVVGRPNAGKSSFINALIGEERYIVTDVAGTTRDAIDTKYNRFGFEFNLVDTAGIRRKSKVKEDLEFYSVMRSVRAIEQCDVCLLVLDATRGFDGQVQNIFWLAERNRKGIVILVNKWDLVEKETMTMRDIERSIRKEIEPFTDVPIVFISVVNKQRIYKAIETAVEVYKNRSKKIKTSKINEVMLPIIENYPPPAYKGKFVKIKYIMQLPTPQPQFAFFCNLPQYVREPYKRYLENKLREEFDFNGVPVSVYMRKK